The genome window AGCAGTTACCTGGCCGACGACCCCGCCGACTGCTCTCCCGCTCGCGTTATTGACGGTGAAATCGGCACCGCCTGGGTCGAGGGGGTGGAAAGTAACGGCGTCGGAGAATCGCTCACCCTCGAACTGGGGGTGCCGACGGAAGTACGCAACGTGGCTGTCCTGCCGGGGTACTGCGCCTCGCCGGAGGTCTGGCGCGCCAACGGTCGGCCGTCTCGGGTAAGATTGGAATTCTCCGACGGAACCGCCGTCGAGAAGGCGCTGGAGGACGCCCCGTTCGCCCAGGTCATCTATCTGGACGAGGCGCGGACGGTGAGCTGGCTTCGGCTGACGCTCCTGGACGTTTACCCCGGCGAGCGGTGGGCGGATACGGCCGTCAGCGAGCTGACGATCAACTACCTGGAAGGTTATTAGAAACCCCGCGATTCGTTTGATTCCCCAAGGACGAGGCCGATGAGAATCACCGATCACCCCATTTTGCAGTTCAAGCTGGGCCGACGGGTGCGGTTCACCCTGGACGGCGAGGAACTCTGGGGGTACGAGGGCGAGCCCGTCTCCGCCGCGCTCCACGACTCCGGCGTCCGCATCCTGCGCTACTCGATCAAGGAAAAGCGCCCCCGGGGCTTCTTCTGCGCCATCGGCAACTGCTCGAGCTGCCTGATGGTCGTGGACGGCGTGCCCAACACCCGCGTCTGCGTCACCCCGCTGAAGGAGGGCATGGCCGTCCAGCGCCAGTACGACAAGGGGCACCTCTTGGTGGAAGGGGGGGCCCGGTGAGCGCATTCTCCATGGAGCCCATCCACCGGCCCCAGCCGCTGGACCTCCTGATAGTGGGCGGCGGCCCCGCGGGCCTGTGCGCGGCGGTCGAGGCGGCGCCCTTCGGACTCGAAATCCTCGTCGTGGACGACGGACCCGCACCAGGCGGCCAGCTCGTCAAGCAGACCCACAAGTTCTTCGGCAGCAAGCTCCAGCTCGCCGGGACCCGGGGCTATAGCATCGGCGAAAAGCTCTACGAAGACCTCGCCAAATATCCCAACGTCGTGCTCTGGCACGACTCGCGCGTCCTGGGCGTATACCCCGACGGCGTGGTGACCGTGGACCGGGCGGGGAGTTACCACAAGTTCAAGCCGGATAAAACCGTCATCGCCACCGGGGCGTCGGAGAAGTTCCTGGCCTTCCCCGGCAACGACCTGCCGGGGGTTTACGGCGCCGGCGCCGTGCAGACCCTGATGAACGTCCACGGCGTCCTCCCCGCGGAGCGCCTGCTCATGGTCGGGGCGGGCAACATCGGCCTGATAGTCAGCTACCAGCTCATCCAGGCGGGGTGCTCGGTGGCGGCGGTGGTCGAGGGGCTGCCCACCTACGGCGGCTACCAGGTCCACGCCAGCAAGCTTCGTCGCGCCGGGGTGCCGATTCTGGTCAACCACACGATAAAGCGGGCGCTGGGGGAGGACCGGGTCACCGGCGCGGAGATCGTCAAACATTCCGGCTGGGTGCCGATTCCCGGCACGGAGCGTGAAATAAAGTGCGACGCCATCTGCCTGGCCGTGGGGCTCTCGCCGCAGAACACGCTGGCGCGCATGGCCGGGGCCGAACACTTTTACGTGGGCGAATTCGGCGGATGGGTGCCGAAGAGGAAAAGGACCGGGGAAACCACCGTTCCGGGGCTCTACGTGGCGGGGGACTGCGCGGGGGTCGAGGAGGCCACCAGCGCCATGATAGAGGGGCGCGTCGCCGGCATTGACGCCGCGTGCAAGCTGGGGAAGATGCCTTTGACCGAGTACACGGCCCGGATGGTGGAACTGGAGCGCCAGCTCGTCGAACTGCGCTCCGGGCCCATCTCGAAGCACATCCGCGCCGGGCTGGAAAAGGTCCTTATCAGCTGACGCGGCCGGGCGGTTGCGCGGTGCTTAAACGTAAGGGCGGACCTTCGAGTCCGCCCATTTTATTACCCTCTAAAGGGATAGGGGTAAACGCCTGAATTTTCGCGTCAGGACGTCGGTTGCGCGACCGCGCCCCGCTTTCTGCCGCTCAATTGGGCAATTGTTACGCCGGTGAGGGTGATGACGCCACCGATGACAAACCAGAGGGTAATCTGCTCTCCGACGAACAGGGCGGCGAGAATCGTGGTGGCGATGGGCTGGCCGTTGGCCATGACCGCCACCTGGCTCGCATCCAGGCGCCCCAGGGCGTAGTTCCAAAAGAAATAGCCCACCACGACGGTAAGGACGATGAGGTACGCCAGGCCGAGCCAGGCCAGCCGGCTCACCGTGGAGAAGTCGGCGGTGAGAGTAGCCGTGAGGCCGATGGGGGTGAAGAGAACCATACCGGCGCAGACGGCCAGGGTCAGCGCCGCCAGCGTCCCGCGCCGCTCCACGAGGGGCTTTGAGAAAGTCGTGTAAAGCGCCCAGCTCGCCACGGCCCCCAGAACCAGAAGGTCGCCGAACAGGTGTTCGGTCTGATAATTCAAGCCTTTCTGTGTCAGGAACAGGCTCACCCCGGCGAGGGAGAGGACCACGCCGAGCCAGCGGAGCCGCCCGGGCCTCTCCAGGCCGCGCAGGCCGGCGATGATGAGCACGAAAACCGGCGTCAAGGGGTAAAGGAGGCTGATCTGGGCCGGGGTGGAGAGCCGCAGGCCGTAGAGAAAGAGGAGCGGATCGGCCGACACCACCAGGACTCCGAGGCCGATCAATTGCGGCAGCTCCTCCTTTTTTACGCGCAGGTCCACGCCCTTCAGCGCGCAGACGGCGAGGAGAATGAGCGCCGCGCCCCCGAAGCGCATGAAACAGAGGCTGAGCGGCTCCAACTCCGCCAC of bacterium contains these proteins:
- a CDS encoding discoidin domain-containing protein encodes the protein SSYLADDPADCSPARVIDGEIGTAWVEGVESNGVGESLTLELGVPTEVRNVAVLPGYCASPEVWRANGRPSRVRLEFSDGTAVEKALEDAPFAQVIYLDEARTVSWLRLTLLDVYPGERWADTAVSELTINYLEGY
- a CDS encoding (2Fe-2S)-binding protein, which codes for MRITDHPILQFKLGRRVRFTLDGEELWGYEGEPVSAALHDSGVRILRYSIKEKRPRGFFCAIGNCSSCLMVVDGVPNTRVCVTPLKEGMAVQRQYDKGHLLVEGGAR
- a CDS encoding NAD(P)/FAD-dependent oxidoreductase produces the protein MEPIHRPQPLDLLIVGGGPAGLCAAVEAAPFGLEILVVDDGPAPGGQLVKQTHKFFGSKLQLAGTRGYSIGEKLYEDLAKYPNVVLWHDSRVLGVYPDGVVTVDRAGSYHKFKPDKTVIATGASEKFLAFPGNDLPGVYGAGAVQTLMNVHGVLPAERLLMVGAGNIGLIVSYQLIQAGCSVAAVVEGLPTYGGYQVHASKLRRAGVPILVNHTIKRALGEDRVTGAEIVKHSGWVPIPGTEREIKCDAICLAVGLSPQNTLARMAGAEHFYVGEFGGWVPKRKRTGETTVPGLYVAGDCAGVEEATSAMIEGRVAGIDAACKLGKMPLTEYTARMVELERQLVELRSGPISKHIRAGLEKVLIS
- a CDS encoding DMT family transporter translates to MVKPAKTLAYLALVAQTLISAGTYILGKYAVAELEPLSLCFMRFGGAALILLAVCALKGVDLRVKKEELPQLIGLGVLVVSADPLLFLYGLRLSTPAQISLLYPLTPVFVLIIAGLRGLERPGRLRWLGVVLSLAGVSLFLTQKGLNYQTEHLFGDLLVLGAVASWALYTTFSKPLVERRGTLAALTLAVCAGMVLFTPIGLTATLTADFSTVSRLAWLGLAYLIVLTVVVGYFFWNYALGRLDASQVAVMANGQPIATTILAALFVGEQITLWFVIGGVITLTGVTIAQLSGRKRGAVAQPTS